In a single window of the Flavivirga spongiicola genome:
- a CDS encoding tetratricopeptide repeat-containing sensor histidine kinase → MKKILPFFKRFFYFFSLFFYVLLTAQTDSLEQKIVKASKEEKIEIYMQLANKYSKIKVDKAIDYAKQGLELVKTENSKYTGFFYLRLGYFHNDKSEHVKALFYYKKALEVSEALNYELGIGKCYQNIAVTHVKMGNYDKALDYDLKALKIYEKNNDENLITGLVGNIGSLYSCRLKDDENGLLYYNRALEMSKKTGNNEFRSHILGAVAEMYIRQKEFAKAKKVLKESLDIAEKANYPRVVISVLSNLSLISIEEKKYKEALMYSKRVLKMRLESGYTEDNTLTYLTLADIYEKLDDIKATEFHYNKALSEAKTSKALPQLSRVYEALHEYANRRKDYKKSYEYVLKYNKAKDSLFTIKKDKQLKEVQAKFGLENKEKEILLLTNENKIKALENQNQSTTQVLLIMGLMTLTIILLTLFGAYKNKQGNNKILAEKNEVISQTLKDREILLKEVHHRVKNNLQIVSSLLRLQYKFGNHKSSTEILQEIQDKIHAMSIIHERLYKSNNLSLINLQTYLDNLLSHFNTSYDLPEQNITITTAIDNINLGMDRLVPCGLIVNEIIANSIKYAFQDNTNGHISIKASKNKDTCTLTIQDTGIGFPENFEMESSQSLGMQLIQGLTKQIKGTVEIISNPGACYTITFSMAG, encoded by the coding sequence ATGAAGAAAATATTACCTTTTTTTAAGAGATTTTTTTATTTCTTTTCCTTATTTTTTTATGTTTTATTAACTGCTCAAACAGACAGTTTAGAACAAAAAATAGTTAAAGCTTCCAAGGAAGAAAAGATCGAAATTTATATGCAATTGGCTAATAAATACAGTAAAATAAAAGTAGATAAAGCCATAGATTATGCGAAACAAGGGTTAGAACTGGTAAAAACTGAAAATAGTAAATACACAGGTTTTTTCTATTTGAGGCTTGGATACTTCCATAATGATAAATCTGAACATGTAAAAGCACTGTTTTATTATAAAAAGGCATTAGAAGTATCAGAGGCACTAAACTACGAATTAGGAATCGGGAAGTGCTATCAAAATATAGCGGTAACTCATGTAAAAATGGGAAATTATGACAAGGCCCTTGATTATGACCTGAAAGCTCTCAAGATTTATGAAAAAAATAACGATGAAAACCTTATTACAGGATTAGTAGGTAATATAGGTTCCCTCTATTCTTGTCGATTAAAAGATGACGAGAATGGTTTATTATATTATAATAGAGCATTGGAAATGTCGAAAAAAACAGGGAATAATGAGTTTAGATCGCATATTCTTGGAGCTGTTGCTGAGATGTATATCCGGCAAAAAGAGTTTGCAAAGGCAAAAAAAGTGTTAAAAGAATCTCTTGATATTGCAGAAAAAGCTAATTACCCAAGAGTTGTTATATCTGTATTGAGTAATCTATCTCTAATTAGTATAGAGGAAAAAAAATATAAAGAAGCATTAATGTATTCTAAAAGAGTATTGAAAATGCGTTTAGAATCTGGGTATACTGAAGATAATACATTAACATATTTAACACTAGCAGATATATACGAAAAACTTGACGATATAAAGGCTACAGAATTCCATTATAATAAAGCATTGTCGGAAGCTAAAACATCAAAAGCTTTGCCTCAACTTTCAAGAGTATATGAAGCACTTCATGAGTATGCTAATAGAAGAAAGGATTACAAGAAAAGCTACGAATATGTACTGAAATATAATAAGGCTAAAGATTCTTTGTTTACCATAAAAAAAGATAAACAACTAAAGGAAGTGCAGGCGAAATTTGGTTTGGAAAACAAAGAAAAAGAGATTCTATTGTTAACTAATGAAAACAAAATTAAAGCATTAGAAAATCAAAACCAAAGTACAACACAAGTCTTGTTAATAATGGGGTTGATGACATTAACAATCATTTTGTTAACCCTATTCGGTGCCTATAAAAATAAGCAAGGAAACAATAAAATTCTTGCAGAAAAGAATGAGGTTATATCACAAACCCTAAAGGATCGTGAAATACTATTGAAAGAAGTACATCATAGGGTTAAAAATAATTTGCAGATAGTATCAAGTTTATTAAGGCTTCAGTATAAATTTGGGAACCATAAAAGTTCTACCGAAATCTTGCAGGAAATTCAGGATAAAATACATGCCATGTCTATTATACATGAAAGATTATATAAATCCAATAATTTATCATTGATTAATTTACAAACGTACCTTGATAATTTATTAAGTCATTTTAATACTAGTTATGATCTTCCAGAACAAAACATAACAATAACTACAGCCATAGATAATATAAATCTTGGTATGGATCGTCTGGTGCCTTGTGGTTTAATAGTTAATGAAATAATAGCTAACAGTATCAAATATGCATTTCAGGATAATACCAATGGTCATATTAGTATAAAGGCTTCAAAAAATAAGGATACATGTACACTTACAATACAAGATACAGGAATTGGTTTTCCAGAGAATTTCGAGATGGAGAGTAGCCAGTCTTTAGGAATGCAACTCATACAGGGGTTGACAAAGCAAATTAAAGGCACTGTAGAAATTATTTCTAACCCCGGTGCATGTTATACCATTACGTTCAGTATGGCTGGATAA
- a CDS encoding LytR/AlgR family response regulator transcription factor: MVIGNKKVLIVEDEFSIALDIKTSLKKIGYNIVGIASNYKEAMRYAEEEMPDAVIMDINISGEKNGVEAAKDIYDKYKIPIVFLTAYGDDNTFKEALKSRPFGFLLKPFNIKELSFSIQIALQQRVENEAPKSTMSNNTVPNNKISETLFIKDKSQLISVKIKDILWVEAMDNYTQIITKDKKILANMFLKEFYEKVPQDKFLRIHRSYMVALDKIDKIENRFVFIEAHRIPISKAYKSQLLERLDIL, translated from the coding sequence ATGGTAATTGGTAATAAAAAAGTACTCATAGTTGAAGATGAATTTTCTATTGCATTAGATATTAAAACCAGTTTAAAAAAAATAGGATATAATATTGTAGGGATAGCGAGTAATTATAAAGAAGCAATGAGGTATGCAGAGGAAGAGATGCCTGATGCTGTCATTATGGATATTAATATTTCTGGAGAAAAAAATGGCGTTGAAGCAGCAAAAGATATTTATGATAAATATAAAATCCCAATTGTTTTTTTAACTGCTTATGGTGACGACAATACATTTAAAGAAGCTTTGAAATCTAGGCCTTTTGGGTTTTTACTAAAACCTTTTAATATAAAGGAACTGTCTTTTTCAATTCAAATAGCATTACAGCAAAGGGTTGAAAACGAAGCCCCTAAATCTACAATGTCTAATAATACAGTTCCTAATAATAAAATATCAGAAACCTTATTTATTAAAGATAAATCACAACTTATAAGTGTTAAGATAAAAGATATTTTATGGGTAGAAGCTATGGATAATTATACTCAAATCATTACCAAGGATAAAAAGATTTTGGCAAATATGTTTTTAAAAGAGTTCTATGAAAAAGTACCACAAGATAAATTTTTAAGAATTCACAGATCGTATATGGTTGCTTTAGATAAAATCGATAAAATAGAAAACAGGTTTGTTTTTATAGAGGCACACCGAATACCTATAAGTAAAGCATATAAAAGTCAATTATTAGAACGATTAGATATTTTATAA